TCGGGGTTTCACTCGGGATGTTTGTGAATAGTATTATACTAACCGTGCTGGCCTTCGGTGCCTGCGGCGGTGTTATGTCCATTACTGGGCTGCTGCTGGGCAGGCGGGTGAGCCGCGGCCTCGGAGAGTACGGGGAAGCGCTGGGCGGAGCCATTCTCCTTGCGTTTGGCTTGATGTTCATCTTTTGATACAATAACGGCAATACCCATAATTTTTAGGCTGTACCAATCGAAATTATAATGTTTACCGGAGGTGGAAAGGTTGCTGCATATTTTATTTGTCTGCACAGGTAATACCTGCCGTAGTCCCATGGCCGAAGGGCTTCTGCGGAAGCTTGCGAAGGAGCGGGGCATTCAGGTGGAGGTGCGGTCTGCCGGCGTTTCTGCTGTCCCGGGTACTTCCATATCCAGACATGCTGCGGGCATTCTGCAGGATGAAGGGATTCAGGACCGCATCGTATCCTCACAGCTGGACGGGGAGGCGGTAGCCTGGGCCGATCTGATTCTTACCCTGACAGGAGCGCATAAGCGGCACTTGCTGCAGTATTTTCCTGACGCCGTTACCAAGACCCATACTCTTAAGGAGTATGTCCAGACGCAGGAATCCGTGAATGCCGATATCCGGGAGCTGGACAGCTTGTATGCAGAGGCGGAGCTGAACCTGGCCCTGGGCACCGAACCGGATGCAGCGGCTATGCAGCGGATGATTGAGATCCGCCAGCGTATCCCCAGCTTCGATATCAGTGATCCGTTCGGCGGCTCGCGGGAAGATTACGAGCTGGCGGCATCCGAGATCCGCACGGCGCTGTACGGTCTGCTCGATAAGCTTGAATCGCTAAGACGGCTTTGAAGTGGTTGATTTTTTGTGGACTATCCCTTAAGATGTAATAAATATGATCCGGTTCCGGTGTAACTGGCGACAAGTGTGGATGAAACCACGATGGAGCACCTGGAATAAACGGCCGGTCGCCTGGGCAAAAGAGCACATCCGCAGTTCAACCTGCGGACTGCTCTTTTTTGTTTAAAAGTTGCATCTCCATGGAAATCAGAAACGGTTGAAGGGGGCGGTAAGATGGAGGAAATCCTGAAGCAGAAGTCAGGAGATGAGCGCTTATCCGGTATGGCGGCTGCAGAGCAGCAGCTAACGGACAGCGGGGAGCTTTCGCTCTCCGCGGCCACTGCTGCGGTAACGCGTGAACTTGCAGTAGCGGGAAAGCTCGGTCCGGGAAAAATCCTGGCCGTAGGAGCCAGCACGAGTGAAGTGGCGGGGAAGCGGATTGGGACAGGCGGTGCGCTGGAGGTTGCGCGGCAGCTGCTGGAGGGGATTACGCAGATTGCGGATGAATTTGGTTTTCACCCGGTCTATCAGTGCTGCGAGCATTTGAACCGTTCGCTGGTGATGGAACGTGCCCTGCTGGAAGCCCTTGGCCTTAGAGAGGTGTCGGCTGTACCCATTCCGGGAGCTGGGGGCTCCATGGCTGCTGCGGCCTACCAGTCCATGACAGATCCGGTGCTGGCAGAGACCATTGAAGCTCATGCCGGTATAGATATCGGGGAGACCCTGATCGGCATGCATCTGCGCAGGATAGCTGTACCTTACCGGCCTAGCCTGCGGTATGTCGGGGCTGCCCGGGTCAATGCCGCATGGAGCAGACCGCCGCTGATCGGCGGGGAACGGGCTGTGTACCGCACGCCTGAGACTAGCGGTTCCGCCAATTGTGACTGAAGTGATGGGCTTTATTTAACGGTTTCGTCTTAACACCACATAAATCAGAGTTATAGGGAGGAAATTAGAAACATGGAACAATTGCGTAAAAGTGACCCGGCAGTACTGGAAGCGATGGGCCTCGAACTGAGCCGCCAGCGTGCGAACATTGAACTTATTGCCTCAGAGAATATTGTAAGTGAAGCCGTCATGGAAGCTATGGGCTCCGTGCTTACCAATAAATACGCCGAAGGTTATCCCGGCAAGCGTTACTACGGCGGCTGTGAAGATGTGGACATCGTAGAGAACCTGGCCCGCGACCGTGCCAAGGAGCTGTTCGGTGCCGAGCATGCCAACGTGCAGCCGCATTCCGGCGCACAGGCCAATATGGCTGTATACCTGGCTGCGCTCAAGCCCGGCGATACCGTTCTCGGTATGAACCTGGCACATGGCGGCCATTTGACCCACGGCAGCCCGGTGAATGCTTCCGGCATTCTGTATAACTTCGTGGCTTATGGCGTACAGGAGGATTCCTTCCTGATCGATTATGATGAAGTGCGCAAAGCCGCCTTCAAGCACCGTCCCAAAATGATCGTTGCCGGTGCGAGCGCATATCCGCGTACCATTGATTTTGCCGCACTCGGTTCGATTGCGAATGATGTAGGCGCCCTGTTCATGGTCGATATGGCCCATATTGCCGGTCTGGTGGCTGCCGGTCTTCACCCGAGCCCGGTTCCTCATGCCCACTTCGTTACTACAACTACGCACAAAACCCTGCGCGGTCCGCGCGGCGGGATGATTCTATGCAGACAGCCATGGGCTGCCGCTATTGATAAAGCAGTCTTCCCTGGTTCTCAGGGCGGACCTCTGATGCATGTGATTGCGTCCAAGGCCGTATCGTTCGGTGAAGCGTTGCAGCCATCATTCAAAACTTACGCCGAGAACGTAGTTAAGAATGCCAAGGTGCTGGCCGAGACTCTGGTCGGCGAAGGCGTTAATATTGTATCCGGCGGAACCGATAACCATCTGATTCTGCTCGATACCCGTAACCTGAACATTACCGGTAAGGACGCCGAGAAGGTGCTGGATTCCATCGGAATTACTGTCAACAAGAACGCGATTCCGTTTGACCCGACCAGCCCGTTCGTCACCAGCGGCATCCGCATCGGCACCCCGGCTGTTACATCGCGCGGAATGGATGAGCAGGCTATGGTTACGATCGGCCGGATTATTGCCAGTGTCCTGAAGAATCCGCAGGATGAAGCTAACTTGAGTAAGGCGGCCCGCGAGGTTGCTAAGCTGACTGAACAATATCCGATCTACCCTGGATTGCAGTATTAATCTGAGCCCCTCTAACACTGCCTTTGCGTATCCGGTTTCTGCCGGATGTACGCAAGGGCTTTTTTGCTGCTACATAATGTTCACAAATAGCTGCTGAGAAAACGACTTGAATTATACTGAAAGTTGCATGAAAGTTCATGGAATTTTCAATAAAAGTGGTGAAAGAAGTGTGAATAGTATTAAAAGCGCTTAATCGTACAAACTAAGCTTTGTTTTATATCCAGAGAGGTGGATATATTGCCTTAAGCTTCCATGGTGTGGTAATCCCCGGTAAACGGGGGGGCCTGCAGATTTGTCCATCTGTAGGTGAAAAGCGGTCTTGGTGATGATATAATAGATAGGATTTAGCCACCTGAGAAGCACAGCGCTTACTTTGGCTATAAATAAGACTTACAATTACCGGAGGGACAACATGGGAAAATTGGTGATTTGCGATCATCCATTGATTCAGCACAAATTGACATTCATTCGCGATGTGCGGACCAACACAAAGGACTTCAGGGAGCATGTCGATGAAGTAGCAACACTTATGGCTTATGAGATTACCCGTGACATCCCGCTGGAGACCATTACGGTACAGACGCCGGTGACTGAAACACAGAGCAAGGTGATTTCGGGGAGAATGCTGGGACTGATCCCGATTCTGCGTGCCGGTCTGGGGATGCTCGAAGGTGTGCTTAAGCTGCTTCCTGCAGCCAAGGTAGGCCATGTGGGCCTGTTCCGTGATCCGGACACCCTGCAGCCGGTGGAATACTACATTAAGCTTCCTACGGATGTCCAGGAACGTGAGCTGATCGTAATCGATCCTATGCTGGCGACAGGCGGCTCTGCCATTGCGGCGATTACCTCGCTCAAGAACCGCGGCTGCACCCAGATCAAGATGATGAACCTGATTGCTGCACCGGAAGGCGTTGCGGCTGTACAAGCTGCTCACCCGGATGTGGATATCTATGTTGCAGCACTTGACGATCATTTGAATGATCATGGCTATATCGTTCCGGGCCTCGGAGATGCCGGGGACAGACTGTACGGTACCAAGTAAGAAGCACAGACAATAATAGTATGAATCCACTAGACCACGGTTTTCAGAAGAGAGGGAAGGGCTTATGTCCAAAATTAAAGTAATGACGATTTTCGGAGTGCGCCCCGAGGCAATCAAGATGGCGCCTCTGGTTCTGGAGCTGAACAGACATCCTGAGCAGATTGAGTCCATTGTCTGTGTAACTGCGCAGCACCGGGAGCTGCTGGATCAGGTGCTTGAGGTGTTCAAGATTACCCCGGATTATGATCTGGACGTAATGAAGGACCGCCAGACGCTTAACGAGATCACCATCCGGGTGCTTGAAGGCCTGGAGCCCGTGCTCCGTGAAGTGAAGCCGGACCTCGTGCTTGTACACGGCGATACCCTGACCACCTTCCTGGCCAGCTATGCGTCTTTCCTGCAGCAGATTCAGGTTGGGCATGTGGAAGCAGGTCTTCGGACATGGAACAAGCTTTCGCCTTATCCGGAAGAAATGAACCGTCAGCTGACAGGCGTGCTTGCTGATCTGCATTTTGCTCCGACTCACTGGTCAGCGGGCAACCTGAGACACGAGAACAAAAAAGAATCAAGTATTTATATCACAGGCAATACCGTAACCGATGTGTTTCAATATACCGTACAGCCGGACTACCGGCATCCGGTCCTTGATTTTGCTTCAGGAAAAAGACTTATTTTGATGACGGCGCACCGCAGAGAATCCCAAGGCGAACCGCACCGTCATATTTTCCGTGCAGTCAAAAGAATCGCTGATGAATTTGAAGATGTAGCCATTGTGTATCCCGTGCACCCGAGTCCGGCAGTGAAGGAACCGGCGCATGAGATCCTCGGCGGACACCCTAGAATCAAGCTGATTGATCCGCTGGATGTCGTTGACCTGCATAACTTTTATCCGCATACCCACCTGATATTGACCGATTCCGGCGGCCTGCAGGAGGAAGCTCCCTCCTTTGGAGTTCCTGTGCTTGTGCTGCGTGATACCACCGAGCGCCCGGAAGGGATCGAGGCCGGAACACTGGAGCTTGTGGGGACGGACGAGGAGAAGGTGTATCAACGGACACATGCTCTTTTGACCGATCAGAACCTGTATCAGTCGATGAGCCGGGCCGCCAACCCGTATGGAGACGGCAAAGCCTCCGAGAGAATTGTCAATGCGATTTTGCACCATTTCGGAGCTGCCTCAGAGCGTCCGGAAGAATTTCACACAATGTTCACAAATGATGAAACAGGGCAAGACAACTAATATACTAACGTTAATAAAAGCAGCATACAGTTAAACTGTACGGTTTATATGGTTTTGGTGTTTTTTGCTGTGATTATTTTCATATTTTCATGCGATTTTGGGCAATTTTCTGTGAATTGACAAAGAGTCTGGATATTCAGTAAAATTAGTTGGGATTGTAGCCTATGAAGGAACCAAAGAATGAGCCTGGACTGGGGCGTACAGCTCTAGTACTCGCAGGTGCGGGCAGTTTGCTTGCCGCTTACATTGTAATAGGCTTTTTTGTGGCAAAGTGGCTGCGCAATCTGATGGACGGACCTGCTTTTTGGCTGGCTATCGGAACAATTGCCGGGCTACTTCTCGGCGTTGTGAATGTTGCTTTGCTAATCAAAAATTTTTTGGGGGAGCAAAATGGATAATATGACTCCCGTAATCAATATCGTCACCAGGGTGACAGTAATCATTATGGCAGGATTGGTAATGGGGTGGGCTCTCCATCATGAGACCCGTGCAGTTACTCTGGGCATGACACTCGGCTTGCTGGCAGGACTGGTTAATTTCCGTTATCTGGCCCTTAAGGTCAGAAGAGTGACAGAAGCGGTGGCGAAGCAAGAGAAAAGCTCCTTCAGCCTTGGTTTTGCTACAAGAATCAGTTTTGGAATTCTGGTTACCATGTTTTCAGTCAAATATGAGCATTTCTCGCTGGAGGCAACGATTATCGGCCTGTTCATCCCCCAGCTTCTGGCTATTCCCGTGGGGATATATCTAGGAATCAAGAATAAGCTGTAGCCATATTAACGAGAAAGGGGGATGATACTATGCACGAAATGCCTTTAATCTATGTTGGCGGAATACCGATTGACCTGTCTGCTGTGCTGATGCTGGTAATCAGCTCGGTGATAGTGTTCGTACTGGTCATGCTCTCCGTCCGCAACCTGTCGGTTGAGAATCCGTCCAAGCTCCAGAATTTCATGGAATGGGTGGTTGAATTTGTACAGGGACTGATCAGCAGCGCGATGGATCTGAAGAAGGGAAAGCCTTACATATCACTGGGATTGACGCTGATACTGTTTATCTTCGTCTCCAATCTCCTTGGTCTGCCGTTTTCCGTTATTACAGAGGCCGATGGTCCGGTTACAGTCTTCGGACATGTTATCGAAGCCACTAAGAACCTGGCCGATGGCGCGCATGCTGAGATTCTGTGGTACAAATCGCCGACTGCAGACATCAACGTAACAGCAGGACTAGCGATCGTCGTATTCTTCCTGATGAACTATCTGGGCATCAAGCTGAACGGCAAGCATTATTTCAAACACTATATTGAGCCGTTTCCAATCTTCTTGCCGCTGAACATCATTGAGAATCTGGCGAAGCCAGTGGCGCTTGCCATTCGTCTATTCGCTAACATTTTTGCCGGCGAGGTTCTGATTACCGTTATTCTGAAGCTGGGACTGTTCAGTATTCCGTTTCTGGCCATCTGGCAAGGCTTCAGTATCTTTGTCGGGGCGCTTCAGGCCTTTATCTTTACGATTCTGACGATGGTCTACATCGCACAGATGACGATCCACGAGGAAGAAGCGCATTAATAAGCTGCCGTGAGGATAGCGGCAGGTGCCGGAAACCTTCGCGGGAGATTTTATATTATTAAGACATTACACAAAGAACCGAAATTAAAGGAGGATATTTACAAATGGAATTTTTAGCAGCAGCAATCGCGGTTGGTTTGGGCGCACTCGGCGCAGGTCTGGGTAACGGTATGATCGTCAGCAAGACGGTGGAATCTATCGCCCGTCAGCCGGAAGCACGTAACGCACTGCAGACAACAATGTTTATCGGTGTAGGTATCGTGGAAGTTATTCCTTTGGCCGCTACAGTTATCGCGTTCCTGATCATGTTTACTTAATAAACCGTTTTTACGGTTTGGCGGGGAGGGCAAGTGCCATCCGCGCCTTACTTTTGTATATGTCCGCAAGCCGCGGTAACGGAAGGGAGTGACCTCAGTGAATATCGTTTGGACCAATATAGTATTTTCCATTGTTGCCTTTGGAGTTCTGTACTTCCTGCTCAGCAAGTTTGCCTTCAGCAAGCTGTTCGGAATTATGGAGAAGCGCCGCGAAATGGTGCTGCAGCAAATGGATGAAGCAGCCAAGACCAGAGAGCAGGCGGTCGCTTATGTAGAAGAGCAGAAGCAGGCCCTGCAGCAGGCGCGCCAAGAGGCACAGGCTATCATTCAGCAGTCCCAGGCTACCAGCAACAACCAGGTTGACAAGATTCTCGAGCAGGCCCATGTGGAAGCGAGCCGTCTGAAAGACGAAGCGGTACGCGACATTGAGAACGAGAAGAACAAAGCGGTTGAAGCGCTGCGCAGCGAGCTGGGTACAGCCTCGGTCCGCATTGCCTCGAAGCTGCTTGAGAAGGAAGTTGCAGCTGACGGCGAGCAGGAACAGCTTGTTGATCAATACCTCAAAGAGGTAGGAGGCCGATCATGAGCCGCGATACGGTAGTTGCCGGGCGCTATGCCAAAGCCTTGTACAGTGCAGCAGTGGATGAAGGCATTACGCTTCAAGTGGAAGAACAGCTCAAATTAGTCGTCGAAGTGCTTCATAATGATGCAGAGGTGAAACGGTTTATCCTGGCACCCCGTATCTCGCAATCCGACAAGCTGAATGTGCTGCGCGGGACACTTCAAGGTAAAGTCTCGGAAGCGGTCATGAACACGGTAGAGCTATTGGTAGAGCGGGGCAGAACCGATATTTTCGCAGAGCTGCTGGCTAAGTATATCAAGATTGAAGGGGATGCCCTTGGCATTGGCTACGCTACTGTCTATTCCGCTTATTCCCTGAACCAGGCAGAACAGGACAGTGTTGCGGCTGAATTCAGCCAGCTTACTGGCCGTAAGATTCGTGTAACCAATGTTGTCGATACAAGCCTGCTCGGCGGACTGAAGGTCGTAATCGGCGATACGCTGTATGACGGAAGTCTGGCCGGTAAGCTTACGCGTCTTGAGAAATCCTTTAATGATAAGCAAAGAAGATAGGGGTGAGGATATTGGGCATCAGACCTGAAGAGATCAGCACTTTGATCAAAAGTCAAATTGAGCAATATAAAGCCGATATCGAAGTGGCCGAAATTGGCACCGTCATTCAAGTCGGCGACGGTATCGCCCGTGTCTACGGTCTGGAAAACGCAATGGCAGGGGAACTGCTGGAGTTCTCCAACGGAGTAGTGGGCATGGCGCTTAACCTGGAAGAAAGCAACGTCGGTGTTGTTATTCTGGGTGAATACAAAGAGATCCGCGAAGGCGACCAGGTTAAACGTACCGGCCAGATTATGCAGGTTCCGGTTGGCGAAGCCATGCTGGGCCGCGTAGTCAATGCACTGGGCCAGCCGCTTGACGGCAAAGGACCGATTGCTACTACTGAATTCCGTCCGGTTGAACATAACGCACCGGGGGTTATCGACCGTAAATCGGTACACGAACCAATGCAGACGGGTCTCAAGGCAATCGATGCCATGGTGCCAATCGGCCGCGGACAACGCGAGCTGATCATTGGTGACCGTCAGACAGGTAAGACCGCAATCGCAATTGATGCGATTATCAACCAGAAGGGCAACGGGATGAAGTGTATCTATGTTGCTATCGGACAAAAACAATCTACTGTAGCACAGGTAGTAGAAACCCTCCGCCGTCATGGCGCGCTGGATTACACTATCGTTGTAACCGCGTCGGCTTCCGAGCCTTCTCCGCTGCTCTATATTGCTCCGTACGCAGGCTGCGCTATGGGCGAATACTTCATGTATAAGGGCGAGCATGTACTAGTCATTTATGATGACCTGTCCAAGCAGGCTTCGGCTTACCGCGAATTGTCCCTGCTGCTCCGCCGTCCACCGGGCCGTGAAGCCTTCCCTGGTGACGTATTCTATCTGCACTCCCGTCTGCTGGAACGTGCGGCCAAGCTTAGCGATGCGCTTGGTGGTGGTTCATTAACCGCCCTGCCATTCATCGAAACACAGGCTTCTGACGTATCGGCTTACATTCCAACGAACGTAATTTCGATTACAGACGGCCAAATCTTCCTTGAATCCGATTTGTTCAACTCCGGACAGCGTCCGGCGATCAACGTTGGTATCTCTGTATCCCGTGTAGGGGGCTCCGCACAGATCAAAGCTATGAAGAAGGTCGCCGGTTCCCTGCGTCTGGATCTGGCTCAATACCGCGAGCTTCAAGCCTTCTCCCAGTTCGGCTCCGATCTGGACAAATCAACGCAGGCCCGTCTGAACCGCGGTGCGCGTATGATGGAGATTCTGAAGCAGGGTGTGAACCAGCCGCTCAGCGTTGAGCATCAAGTGCTTAGTCTGTACACCGCTGTCAAAGGGCATCTGGATGATATTCCTGTCAAGGACGTTAAGCGTTTCGAGAAGGAATTCCTGGCCTTTATCGACAGCAGTGCAACTGAAATCCTGAAATCCGTCTCGGATACCAAGGATCTGACAGCTGACAACGAAGCAGCACTCAAGGATGCCATCGAGAAATTCAAAAGAGGCTTTGCTACAAGCTAATCTATAGAGATTACCGTTTATGCTTACGAAGTTAGCTTTGGCTACGCCAAAGCTCTAAGGTGGTGAAATCATGGCAAGAAGCATGCGCGATATTAAACGTCAAATTAAGAGCGTTCAGAACACCAGACAGATCACCAAAGCGATGGAGATGGTCGCTGCGTCCAAGCTGCGCAAGGCGCAGGAGAAGGCAGAAGCAGCCCGTCCGTATTCAGAGAAGCTGAAAGAGGTCGTCTCTAGTATTGCTGCCGGTACGCAGGATCTCCAGCACCCGATGCTGGTCAGCCGGCCTGTCAAAAAAACAGGTTATTTGATCATCACCTCGGACAGAGGTCTTGCCGGCGGCTACAATGCGAACATTCTGCGTAAAGTAACGATGCTGATCGCAGAACGCCATAAGTCCAAGGATGAGTATGCGCTGTTTGTGATCGGGCGCAAAGGCCGTGACTTTTTGCGGCGCCGTGAATATCCCATTGTAGAAGAAATCACCGAGCTGTCCGATACCCCGAAATTTGCCGATATCAAGTCGATTGCCTATTCGGCGGTGAACCAGTTCGAGACAGGCGTCTATGATGAGATCTACATTTGCTACAACCGGTTCGTTAATGCGATCAGCCAGATTCCGACTGTAGACAGACTTCTGCCTATGGAAGGCGTCGGGGAGGGCGAGCATCACGGAGCATCTGCTGCTTATGAATACGAGCCTTCACCTGCAGGCGTACTGGAAGTTCTGCTTCCGAAATATGCCGAGACTTTAATCTACGGTGCTCTTCTGAACGGCAAGGCCAGTGAGCTGGGAGCTAAGATGACAGCCATGGGCAGTGCAACGAAGAACGCGTCAAAAATGATCGGAGAACTTAGACTTACGTACAACCGTGCCCGTCAGGCGGCCATTACGCAAGAAATTACCGAGATCGTGGCTGGTGCGAACGCGCAGTCTTAATATGAGTGGGCCTCAAGGTCCATATGTAACAGCTTTCGAGGAGGGAAATGAAGATGAACAAAGGACGCGTTGTGAGCATTATGGGTCCGGTTGTCGATATTGAATTTGAACGCGGCCAGCTGCCCGAGATATTCAACGCCATCAAAATTGTTGCGAGCCTCAGCGATGGCCGCAACATGGATCTGACTCTTGAAGTTTCCAATCATCTTGGAGATAACCTGGTGCGCTGTATTGCCATGTCCTCTACAGATGGACTGGTTCGCGGGATTGACGCTATTGACCAGGGAGCGCCGATCTCGGTTCCTGTTGGTGAAGCAACACTAGGCCGCGTATTTAACGTACTTGGTAACCCAATCGATAATGGCGCTGATGTAGTCGCAGCTAGAAACCCGATTCACCGTCTGGCTCCTACCTTTGATGAGTTGTCAACTCAGGCAGAGGTTCTGGAGACCGGAATTAAGGTTATCGACTTGCTGGCTCCTTATGCCAAGGGCGGTAAAATCGGCCTGTTCGGCGGTGCCGGCGTAGGTAAAACAGTAACCATCCAGGAATTGATCAACAACATCGCACAGGAGCACGGCGGGATCTCCGTATTTGCGGGCGTTGGCGAGCGGACACGTGAGGGGAATGACCTCTATCACGAAATGACCGACTCCGGTGTAATCAAGAAAACGGCGATGGTCTTCGGACAAATGAATGAGCCTCCGGGCGCGCGTCTGCGCGTAGCACTGACCGGTCTGACTATGGCGGAATATTTCCGTGATGTGGAAGGCCGCGATACGCTGCTCTTTATCGATAACATCTTCCGGTTCACCCAGGCGGGTTCCGAAGTATCGGCCCTGCTCGGCCGGATGCCATCTGCGGTAGGTTACCAGCCTACACTGGCTACAGAAATGGGTCAGCTGCAGGAGCGGATTACGTCCACGAAGAAAGGCTCTGTTACATCCATCCAGGCGATCTACGTACCTGCGGATGACTATACTGACCCTGCACCGGCTACGGCATTTGCCCACTTGGATGCAACGACCAACCTGGAGCGTAAAATCTCCGAAAAAGGGATTTTCCCTGCGGTTGACCCGCTTGCTTCCAGCTCGCGGATGCTGGCACCGGAAATCGTCGGCGAAGAGCACTATAACGTGGCACAGGGCGTTAAGCAGCTGCTGCAGCGTTATACCGAGCTTCAGGATATCATTGCCATCCTCGGTATGGATGAGCTGAGTGAAGAGGATAAGGTCATTGTGGCCCGCGCCCGTAAGGTTGAGCGCTTCCTGTCCCAGCCGTTCCACGTAGCAGAGCAGTTCACCGGCTTCAAAGGCAAATACGTGCCAATCAAAGAAACCGTACGCAGCTTCAAGGAAATCCTGGAAGGTAAGCATGATGATCTTCCGGAAGTAGCGTTCCTGTTCGTAGGTACGATTGAAGAAGCCGTGGAAAAAGCGAAAACGTTGTAACCCTAAGCATGCTTATGCTGGGGGATCGGGCTTTATTCTGTAAAGCTTTGAGGAGGAATGGAAGTGAATACCTTTTTGCTCGAAATAGTTACTCCGGAGCATCTGGTCTACTCCAAGCAAGTGAACAGTCTGACGGTACGCGGCGTGAATGGCGAACTGGGGATTCTCCCGGGACATATTCCGCTCGTCACCCCGCTTCAGGTTGCTCCGCTTAGCGTTAAGGCAGACGGCGTTACAGTCTCCATCGCTGTGCATGGCGGTTTCGTTGAAGTGCACAAAGATAAGGTAACGGTGCTGGCTGAAAGTGCTGAGCTGCCCCGGGATATTGATGTGGAGCGCGCTGAAGCGGCTAAGGAGCGG
The window above is part of the Paenibacillus sp. FSL H8-0048 genome. Proteins encoded here:
- the atpA gene encoding F0F1 ATP synthase subunit alpha: MGIRPEEISTLIKSQIEQYKADIEVAEIGTVIQVGDGIARVYGLENAMAGELLEFSNGVVGMALNLEESNVGVVILGEYKEIREGDQVKRTGQIMQVPVGEAMLGRVVNALGQPLDGKGPIATTEFRPVEHNAPGVIDRKSVHEPMQTGLKAIDAMVPIGRGQRELIIGDRQTGKTAIAIDAIINQKGNGMKCIYVAIGQKQSTVAQVVETLRRHGALDYTIVVTASASEPSPLLYIAPYAGCAMGEYFMYKGEHVLVIYDDLSKQASAYRELSLLLRRPPGREAFPGDVFYLHSRLLERAAKLSDALGGGSLTALPFIETQASDVSAYIPTNVISITDGQIFLESDLFNSGQRPAINVGISVSRVGGSAQIKAMKKVAGSLRLDLAQYRELQAFSQFGSDLDKSTQARLNRGARMMEILKQGVNQPLSVEHQVLSLYTAVKGHLDDIPVKDVKRFEKEFLAFIDSSATEILKSVSDTKDLTADNEAALKDAIEKFKRGFATS
- a CDS encoding F0F1 ATP synthase subunit epsilon, which codes for MNTFLLEIVTPEHLVYSKQVNSLTVRGVNGELGILPGHIPLVTPLQVAPLSVKADGVTVSIAVHGGFVEVHKDKVTVLAESAELPRDIDVERAEAAKERAERRLKLQSKQDEIDHRRAELALQRAVTRIKVSTGKGQQ
- the atpD gene encoding F0F1 ATP synthase subunit beta — protein: MNKGRVVSIMGPVVDIEFERGQLPEIFNAIKIVASLSDGRNMDLTLEVSNHLGDNLVRCIAMSSTDGLVRGIDAIDQGAPISVPVGEATLGRVFNVLGNPIDNGADVVAARNPIHRLAPTFDELSTQAEVLETGIKVIDLLAPYAKGGKIGLFGGAGVGKTVTIQELINNIAQEHGGISVFAGVGERTREGNDLYHEMTDSGVIKKTAMVFGQMNEPPGARLRVALTGLTMAEYFRDVEGRDTLLFIDNIFRFTQAGSEVSALLGRMPSAVGYQPTLATEMGQLQERITSTKKGSVTSIQAIYVPADDYTDPAPATAFAHLDATTNLERKISEKGIFPAVDPLASSSRMLAPEIVGEEHYNVAQGVKQLLQRYTELQDIIAILGMDELSEEDKVIVARARKVERFLSQPFHVAEQFTGFKGKYVPIKETVRSFKEILEGKHDDLPEVAFLFVGTIEEAVEKAKTL
- the atpG gene encoding ATP synthase F1 subunit gamma — translated: MARSMRDIKRQIKSVQNTRQITKAMEMVAASKLRKAQEKAEAARPYSEKLKEVVSSIAAGTQDLQHPMLVSRPVKKTGYLIITSDRGLAGGYNANILRKVTMLIAERHKSKDEYALFVIGRKGRDFLRRREYPIVEEITELSDTPKFADIKSIAYSAVNQFETGVYDEIYICYNRFVNAISQIPTVDRLLPMEGVGEGEHHGASAAYEYEPSPAGVLEVLLPKYAETLIYGALLNGKASELGAKMTAMGSATKNASKMIGELRLTYNRARQAAITQEITEIVAGANAQS